The DNA segment CGACAGGAAGGGCGGCGCAACCAGCAGGGCCGCCAGGACGAGGCCGGGGATCAGCAGCGCATACCCCATCGTCCTGGGGGCGAGCGGCGCCGCTCCTGCCCTCGCCCCCCCTCCGCTCGCCCCCCCTCCGCTCGCCCCCCCTCCGCTCGCCCCCCCCACCACACCGATCATGGGCTCCGTGCCGGGTGTCATCAGTTCGCACCCATCACGCCCGCCCGAAAAGGCCCGTGGGGCGCACGGCGAGGATGGCCGCCATGGGAGCGAACAGGGTGAAGTAGGACAGCTCCGGGAACAGCGCCTTGCCGAAGTTGTCCAGGAGACCGACCATAAGGCTGCCGATCAGCGCGCCCTTGAGGCTCCCCATGCCGCCCACGATGTCCACGACGAAGGCATAGGGCAGGATCTCGAAGTCGGCGCCCGGGTAGACGCCGACGAAGCCGCCGGCCACCACCCCGGCCAGCGCGGCCAGGCTCGCGCCCATGGAGAAGACGCCCATGGAGATCAGGAACACGTTGATGCCGACGCCGCGGGCCATCTCGGGGTCGTCCACGGTGGCCCGCATCATGGCCCCGATGCGCGTGCGCTCGAGCACGAGCCAGAGCACCGCGGCGATGAAGGCGGCCACCGCCGCTATGAAGATGCGATAGATCGGGAAGGTGAACGGCCCCGTCGACACGCTGCCCGACAGCATGGCCGGGATGGGGATGATGTACGGATCGCCTCCCCAGATGACGAGCGCCAGGTCCTGGAAGATGAGCGCGAAGCCCATGGTGGTGAGGACCTGTCCCAGCTCCTGCCCGGAGAGGCGCTTGAGGAAGGCGTTCCACTCCACGATGCCGATGAGTGCGATGACGAGCGCCCCCACGACGACCGCCAGCAGATAGTGGCCCCCGCCCCACATCACGGTCAGGGCCACGTACCCGCCGAGGAGATAGTAGGAGCCGTGGGTCATGTTCACGATGCGCATCATGCCGAAGATCAGCGAGAGCCCGCCGGCCAGCAGGAAGAGGAGCGCCCCGTAGGTGACGCCGTTGAAGGTCTGGTTGACCAGGAACTCCATTGGGGTTCAGGCCATGCCGGCCGCGGTGACCTTCACGCGGCTCCCGAGTCGGCGGAGCTGTGCGCGGACGGACGGCGACGGCGAAAGAGTCCACACGGCGCGGGATTCTACTATGAATGCCCGGGCTGTGGAAGCGCGCGCGAAGGGGTTACACGAGCTCGAATTCGAAGAGACCGACGTCCGCCTGGAACCACGCTTTGCGGAACAACTCGACGTCCTCGTAGCTCGAGCGTGGGACGGTCTTGTACGAGAGCTGGGCACGGCAGGGGCGGACGTCGAACGGATACGGATCGAACGCGATTTTGCCCGGGCCGACTGGCTTCAAAGTGAGACGCACACCCTCGTCGTCCGCGCCGGCGTAGCTGACGGGCACCGGCTCGATGTAGTCCTCGTACGGCTCCTGGCAGCAGAAGTAAAGGCCGAGCAGATCCCAGACCTGCAGGAGGCGATAGTTGGTCCACACACCCTTGGCGTCGAGCGTGGCCCGCTGCTTCTCTTGCCACGCCTCGTTGTGGGCGATCAGCGCCTGCACTTCCGGGGTCCGCTTGGCGAGGTTGTAGCGTCCCGGCGGGTACTTGATGGTCCCGTACCGGCCTTGCCACAGTCCCGTCCGGTGCATGCTGATGACGAGCCCGGAGTACGAATCGATGTCGGCCATCCAGTCGAGCGACCACTGGTACGAGCCGAGCTGCTGCGGGGTCATCGGCACCTGGAGGAACGGGTACGGCTCGCCGCTCTCGGGGTTGATCAGCGGGCTCGTCTCGTAGCGGAGCCAGCCGTAGTCGTGGAACGTCGCCGCGCGGACGACGGAGCCGTACGGCTTGGGCGTCTCGAACTCGCCGTTGCCCCAGTGGGCGGCCAGCTGTCCCACGAAGCGTGAGTGGTCGGTCTGCCCGATCAGTATCAGCGCGCCGTTCGGGTTCTTGCGGATGATCATCTCGGTTCTCCTTCGGTCTCCATCGCCGGGTCAGAGCAGCGGGTTCAAGGCCTGCTTCCTGAGCTCGCGCTGGTC comes from the Candidatus Rokuibacteriota bacterium genome and includes:
- a CDS encoding branched-chain amino acid ABC transporter permease, producing the protein MEFLVNQTFNGVTYGALLFLLAGGLSLIFGMMRIVNMTHGSYYLLGGYVALTVMWGGGHYLLAVVVGALVIALIGIVEWNAFLKRLSGQELGQVLTTMGFALIFQDLALVIWGGDPYIIPIPAMLSGSVSTGPFTFPIYRIFIAAVAAFIAAVLWLVLERTRIGAMMRATVDDPEMARGVGINVFLISMGVFSMGASLAALAGVVAGGFVGVYPGADFEILPYAFVVDIVGGMGSLKGALIGSLMVGLLDNFGKALFPELSYFTLFAPMAAILAVRPTGLFGRA
- a CDS encoding DUF3891 family protein; translation: MIIRKNPNGALILIGQTDHSRFVGQLAAHWGNGEFETPKPYGSVVRAATFHDYGWLRYETSPLINPESGEPYPFLQVPMTPQQLGSYQWSLDWMADIDSYSGLVISMHRTGLWQGRYGTIKYPPGRYNLAKRTPEVQALIAHNEAWQEKQRATLDAKGVWTNYRLLQVWDLLGLYFCCQEPYEDYIEPVPVSYAGADDEGVRLTLKPVGPGKIAFDPYPFDVRPCRAQLSYKTVPRSSYEDVELFRKAWFQADVGLFEFELV